A window of Sinimarinibacterium sp. NLF-5-8 genomic DNA:
GGGCGTTTGAATGAGATTTTTGCGCGCGAAACCGGGCAATCGCTCAAGCGCATCAGCGAAGACACCGAGCGCGATTATTGGATGAGCGCCGCAGAAGCCAAGAAATACGGCCTGGTCGGTCGCATCATCAGCAGCGCCAGCGAGATTTAAGCCGTTTGCCCGCGTGCGCCAAACGGCTCAATGCCTTTGGCGCGCGCGTTTTTTGGGGGTTTTACGCCGGTAAAACCCAGCTCAGCAACGGCACCGTGACCAGCGCCAGCAAAATGCCGACGCCGAGCACGCTGTTGGCCAGTGGCGGATCGAGGTTGTGTTGGTCGGCCAAAATCGTGGCGGACACCATCGGCGCCATCGCCGCCTGTAACACGCCAATCGCCAACATTTGTCCGCCAATGCCGGTGCTCACGCCCAGCACCCACACCAGCAGCGGCGCCAGTGCCATTTTCCAGCCCAGCCCCAGCACCAGCGGCAACGCCTGACCCGGTGCCAGACGCAGGCGAAAACGCAAACCCACGGAAAACAGCGCCAGCGGAATCATCGTGGTGCCGAGGCGCTGGCAGGTTTGCTGAACCATCTCCGGAACGCCGCCAAATGCCGCCGCAATGCCCGCAATCACCAGCGCAATCGCCGGTGGAAACAAGGCAATGCGGCGCGCGATGTCGCG
This region includes:
- a CDS encoding AEC family transporter translates to MSAFALLFVCLGLGTLVARYARPPMGLAQGLNWWVINIALPALVLDVVPQLQFDWQFWFLIVSQYLVFAGAYLLFKTLGARLGWSRGRIGALTLVCGMGNTSFMGYPLLEALRGRDGLALGVVADQLGCFIVLAVGGTLIAALYSGAQAKPRDIARRIALFPPAIALVIAGIAAAFGGVPEMVQQTCQRLGTTMIPLALFSVGLRFRLRLAPGQALPLVLGLGWKMALAPLLVWVLGVSTGIGGQMLAIGVLQAAMAPMVSATILADQHNLDPPLANSVLGVGILLALVTVPLLSWVLPA